In Rhodobacter xanthinilyticus, a single window of DNA contains:
- the uvrB gene encoding excinuclease ABC subunit UvrB, producing MPHNNTNLPTERPDVLTRPKLEGGKRFVMKSEFAPAGDQPTAIAEISAAVLGGERNQVLLGATGTGKTFTMAKVIEETQRPAIILAPNKTLAAQLYGEFKGFFPDNAVEYFVSYYDYYQPEAYVARTDTYIEKESMINEQIDRMRHSATRALLERDDVIIVASVSCIYGIGSVETYSAMTQDMTVGGLYEQRKFLSDLVAQQYKRLDAAFQRGSFRVKGDTVDLWPAHLEDRAWRFSFFGEELEGITEFDPLTGAKTDTFEQIRIYANSHYVTPRPTLQQAIKQIRVELAQQLKLFNAEGKLLEAQRLEQRTNFDLEMLEATGVCNGIENYSRYLTGRAPGEPPPTLFEFIPDHAIVFADESHVTVPQIGGMYRGDYRRKFTLAEHGFRLPSCMDNRPLKFEEWDAMRPQSVFVSATPAAWEMEQAGGVFTEQVIRPTGLLDPEVEIRPVETQVDDLLDEIRKVAARGLRVLCTTLTKRMAEDLTEYLHEQGIRVRYMHSDIDTIERIEILRDLRLGAFDVLIGINLLREGLDIPECGLVAILDADKEGFLRSETSLIQTIGRAARNADGRVIMYADKITGSMERALAETNRRRAKQMAYNEAHGITPQTVRKNVDDVLSGLWQGDTDMARVTAKVEKVQVGANLSAHLDSLRLQMRKAAENLEFEEAARMRDEIKRLEAVELAVADDPMARQEDVAQAAEEAVASVRGRSTAGRPGQRGGVKRPRKR from the coding sequence ATGCCGCATAACAACACCAATCTGCCCACGGAACGGCCCGACGTTCTGACCCGCCCCAAGCTCGAGGGCGGCAAACGCTTCGTGATGAAGAGCGAGTTTGCCCCCGCGGGCGACCAGCCGACGGCGATTGCGGAGATTTCCGCGGCGGTTCTGGGGGGGGAGAGGAATCAGGTGCTGCTCGGCGCGACCGGCACCGGCAAGACCTTCACCATGGCCAAGGTGATCGAAGAGACCCAGCGCCCGGCGATCATCCTCGCGCCCAACAAGACGCTCGCGGCGCAATTATACGGCGAATTCAAGGGCTTCTTCCCCGACAACGCGGTCGAGTATTTCGTCAGCTACTACGATTACTACCAGCCCGAGGCCTATGTCGCGCGCACCGATACCTATATCGAGAAGGAATCGATGATCAACGAACAGATCGACCGGATGCGCCACTCGGCCACCCGGGCGCTTCTGGAACGCGACGATGTGATCATCGTGGCCTCGGTGAGCTGCATCTACGGTATCGGCTCGGTCGAGACCTATTCGGCGATGACCCAGGACATGACGGTCGGCGGGCTCTACGAGCAGCGCAAGTTCCTCTCCGACCTCGTCGCGCAGCAATACAAACGCCTCGACGCCGCCTTCCAGCGCGGCAGCTTCCGCGTCAAGGGCGATACGGTCGACCTTTGGCCCGCCCACCTCGAAGACCGCGCCTGGCGCTTCAGCTTCTTCGGCGAAGAGCTTGAAGGGATTACCGAATTCGACCCGCTGACCGGCGCGAAGACCGATACGTTCGAGCAGATCCGGATCTATGCGAACAGCCACTACGTCACCCCGCGCCCGACCCTGCAACAGGCGATCAAGCAGATCCGCGTGGAGCTCGCCCAGCAGCTCAAGCTGTTCAACGCCGAGGGCAAGCTGCTCGAGGCGCAGCGGCTCGAGCAGCGCACGAATTTCGACCTCGAGATGCTCGAGGCGACCGGCGTGTGCAACGGGATCGAGAATTATTCGCGCTATCTGACCGGGCGCGCGCCCGGTGAGCCGCCGCCCACGCTCTTCGAGTTCATCCCCGATCATGCCATTGTTTTCGCGGACGAATCCCACGTCACCGTGCCGCAGATCGGCGGCATGTATCGCGGCGACTACCGGCGGAAATTCACGCTCGCGGAACATGGCTTCCGGCTGCCCAGCTGCATGGATAACCGCCCGCTCAAATTCGAGGAATGGGACGCGATGCGCCCGCAATCGGTCTTCGTCTCGGCCACCCCGGCGGCCTGGGAGATGGAGCAGGCGGGCGGCGTCTTCACCGAACAGGTGATCCGCCCCACCGGCCTGCTCGACCCCGAGGTCGAGATCCGGCCCGTCGAGACCCAGGTCGACGATCTGCTCGACGAGATCCGCAAGGTGGCGGCGCGCGGGCTGCGGGTCTTGTGCACCACGCTGACCAAGCGCATGGCCGAGGATCTGACCGAATATCTGCATGAACAGGGCATCCGCGTGCGCTACATGCATTCCGACATCGACACGATCGAGCGCATCGAGATCCTGCGCGATCTGCGGCTCGGGGCGTTTGACGTGCTGATCGGGATCAACCTGCTCCGCGAGGGGCTCGACATCCCCGAATGTGGGCTTGTCGCGATTCTCGATGCCGACAAGGAGGGCTTCCTGCGCTCGGAGACCTCGCTGATCCAGACCATCGGCCGCGCCGCGCGCAACGCCGACGGGCGGGTGATCATGTATGCCGACAAGATCACCGGCTCGATGGAGCGCGCGCTCGCTGAAACCAACCGCCGCCGCGCCAAGCAGATGGCCTATAACGAGGCCCATGGCATCACGCCGCAGACCGTGCGCAAGAATGTCGACGATGTGCTCTCGGGTCTGTGGCAGGGCGACACCGATATGGCGCGCGTCACTGCGAAGGTTGAAAAAGTGCAAGTCGGGGCCAATCTGAGCGCCCATCTCGACAGTCTGAGGTTGCAAATGCGCAAGGCCGCCGAGAACCTCGAGTTCGAGGAAGCGGCCCGGATGCGCGATGAGATCAAGCGGCTGGAGGCGGTGGAGCTCGCTGTGGCCGATGATCCGATGGCGCGGCAGGAGGATGTGGCGCAGGCCGCCGAGGAGGCCGTGGCCTCGGTGCGCGGCCGCTCGACCGCCGGGCGCCCGGGCCAGCGCGGCGGCGTCAAACGCCCCCGCAAGCGCTGA
- a CDS encoding NAD(P)H-binding protein codes for MITVTGASGQLGRLVLAELLARLPADQITAMVRDPAKLSDLAGTGLRIVQGDYNAPETLAPALAGTDRLLIISGNEFGRRVEQYQALVAAARAADVGYIAYTSILRASENPMYLAQDHRAAEGLIAATGLPHAFLRNGWYSENYAGSIAQGAGTGGFIGASGAGRIAGAARADYAAAAAKVIAEGLTGTYELGGPAYTMEDLAATIGAVAGRAVSYQNLTPEEFTAALIGVGLPEGFAQVLGDSDRFAAEGWLDTGSTQLAELIGRPVTPLAEVVKAVLG; via the coding sequence ATGATTACCGTCACCGGCGCCAGCGGCCAGCTTGGCCGCCTCGTTCTGGCAGAGCTTCTCGCGCGCCTGCCCGCCGATCAGATCACCGCGATGGTGCGCGACCCGGCGAAACTGTCCGATCTCGCCGGCACCGGGCTGCGCATCGTTCAGGGCGATTACAACGCCCCCGAGACGCTCGCCCCCGCGCTTGCGGGGACCGACCGGCTGCTGATCATCTCGGGCAATGAATTTGGCCGCCGAGTTGAGCAATATCAAGCCCTTGTGGCCGCGGCGCGGGCCGCGGACGTCGGCTATATCGCCTATACCTCGATCCTGCGGGCGAGCGAGAACCCGATGTATCTGGCGCAAGATCACCGCGCCGCCGAGGGGCTGATCGCGGCGACCGGCCTGCCCCATGCGTTCCTGCGCAACGGCTGGTATAGCGAGAATTACGCGGGCTCGATCGCGCAGGGCGCGGGCACCGGCGGGTTCATCGGCGCCTCGGGCGCGGGCCGGATCGCGGGCGCCGCGCGCGCCGATTACGCGGCCGCCGCGGCCAAGGTGATCGCCGAGGGGCTGACCGGCACCTATGAGCTCGGCGGGCCGGCCTATACGATGGAGGATCTCGCCGCCACGATCGGCGCGGTGGCGGGCCGCGCGGTCAGCTATCAGAACCTCACCCCTGAAGAGTTCACCGCGGCGCTGATCGGCGTCGGCCTGCCCGAGGGCTTTGCGCAGGTTTTGGGCGACAGCGACCGTTTCGCGGCCGAGGGCTGGCTCGATACCGGCTCGACCCAGCTTGCCGAGCTGATCGGGCGCCCGGTGACGCCGCTGGCCGAGGTGGTGAAAGCCGTTCTCGGCTGA
- a CDS encoding ETC complex I subunit — protein MRARIYQPARNAMQSGQAKTKIWYLDFAPASAREIDPLMGWTSSDDTQSQVRLKFESREAAEAYAKEHGIDYTVTEGHKRAANIRPRGYGENFASDRRANWTH, from the coding sequence ATGCGCGCGCGTATCTATCAGCCGGCCCGCAACGCCATGCAATCCGGCCAGGCCAAGACGAAGATCTGGTATCTGGATTTCGCCCCCGCCTCGGCGCGTGAGATCGACCCGCTGATGGGCTGGACGAGCTCGGACGATACCCAAAGCCAGGTCCGCCTGAAATTCGAGAGCCGCGAGGCCGCCGAGGCCTATGCCAAGGAGCACGGCATCGACTATACCGTGACCGAGGGCCACAAGCGCGCCGCCAATATCCGCCCGCGCGGCTATGGCGAGAACTTCGCCTCCGACCGGCGCGCGAACTGGACGCATTGA
- a CDS encoding NrsF family protein, producing MGLIAAALALGMGAVLGVLGLRLDLGAALAVPLTAAKTLLPLGLAALALPLLRRSTRPEGRAPLWPFLAPAALAAALFGARALALAPAARPVELMGGTAAACLLSITLISAGPLGAGLWALRRGASTRPARTGALLGLAVGALATVGYSLHCTEDSPMFYVTCYGLAIALMTALGALGALAGVRLLRW from the coding sequence TTGGGCCTCATCGCGGCGGCGCTCGCGCTCGGGATGGGGGCGGTGTTGGGCGTGCTCGGGCTGCGGCTTGATCTGGGCGCGGCGCTCGCAGTGCCGCTCACCGCGGCGAAAACCCTGCTGCCGCTTGGCCTCGCGGCCCTCGCGCTGCCGCTCTTGCGGCGCTCCACCCGGCCCGAGGGGCGCGCGCCGCTCTGGCCTTTCCTCGCGCCCGCGGCGCTCGCGGCGGCGCTCTTTGGCGCCCGCGCGCTTGCGCTGGCGCCCGCCGCGCGGCCGGTTGAGCTGATGGGCGGCACGGCGGCGGCCTGTCTCCTTTCGATCACGTTGATTTCGGCGGGCCCGCTCGGCGCGGGGCTCTGGGCGCTCCGGCGCGGCGCGAGCACCCGCCCCGCGCGCACCGGCGCGCTGCTCGGCCTTGCGGTCGGCGCGCTCGCGACGGTGGGCTACAGCCTCCATTGCACCGAGGATTCGCCGATGTTCTACGTCACCTGTTATGGGCTCGCGATCGCGCTCATGACGGCGCTCGGCGCGCTCGGCGCGCTCGCGGGGGTGCGGCTTCTGCGCTGGTGA
- a CDS encoding DoxX family protein codes for MLTLLARFNARAERLPRNAVLLALRIFPALVFLASGRTKVEGFTIKPSTWYLFENDYALPLVPAPVAAVLATGAEHLLPALMILGLASRLAALGLIGMTAVIEIFVYPEAWITHGLWAAALLAGVAFGPGGWSLDRLLGLERAR; via the coding sequence ATGCTGACCCTCCTTGCCCGTTTCAACGCCCGCGCCGAGCGGCTGCCGCGCAACGCGGTGCTGCTCGCGCTGCGGATCTTCCCCGCGCTCGTCTTTCTGGCCTCGGGGCGGACCAAGGTCGAGGGCTTCACGATCAAGCCAAGCACTTGGTATCTCTTCGAAAATGACTATGCGCTGCCGCTCGTGCCGGCGCCGGTGGCGGCGGTGCTCGCCACTGGCGCGGAACATCTGCTGCCGGCGCTGATGATCCTCGGGCTGGCGAGCCGCCTCGCCGCGCTCGGGCTGATCGGCATGACCGCGGTGATCGAGATCTTCGTCTACCCCGAGGCCTGGATCACCCATGGGCTGTGGGCCGCGGCGCTGCTCGCCGGGGTTGCCTTCGGGCCCGGCGGCTGGTCGCTCGACCGCCTGCTCGGGCTCGAGCGGGCGCGATGA
- a CDS encoding Lnb N-terminal periplasmic domain-containing protein — translation MAERAAFWGAWLAAAAWGAGALWVQFAGPARLGAWAALGIALLAAAGLRRLGARFGWAALVAAWLSLLFWYQGITPRQDRDWALDVSRGVVARVAGERVTLSNLRDFDWTSPEAATPRWITRRYDLADLESTDMITSVWSNPLIAHLLVSFGFKGGEHVVFSVEIRREEGEAFNEIGGFFRQFELVLIGATERDIVKLRTNFRKEEVRLYPVILSPEARRALFLAYLDLARRLEEEPQFYNTLTANCTTVVYHLAKRLWPGLRPDWRIVASGELPAYLESLGILGGEGALAAREAAALITPRAQSAGEAADFSAAIRAR, via the coding sequence TTGGCCGAACGGGCCGCCTTTTGGGGCGCCTGGCTCGCCGCCGCGGCCTGGGGCGCGGGCGCGCTCTGGGTGCAGTTTGCGGGCCCGGCGCGGCTTGGCGCCTGGGCCGCGCTCGGGATCGCGCTTCTCGCCGCGGCGGGGCTTCGCCGCCTGGGCGCGCGCTTTGGCTGGGCCGCGCTGGTGGCCGCTTGGCTCTCACTTCTCTTTTGGTATCAAGGGATTACGCCGCGCCAAGACCGCGATTGGGCGCTCGATGTCTCGCGCGGGGTCGTCGCGCGTGTGGCGGGCGAGCGGGTTACGCTCTCGAACCTGCGCGATTTCGACTGGACCTCGCCCGAGGCCGCCACCCCGCGCTGGATCACCCGGCGCTATGACCTCGCCGACCTCGAGAGCACCGACATGATCACCTCGGTCTGGTCGAACCCGCTGATCGCGCATCTCCTCGTCAGCTTCGGTTTCAAGGGCGGCGAACATGTCGTCTTCTCGGTCGAGATCCGCCGCGAGGAAGGCGAGGCGTTCAACGAAATCGGCGGCTTCTTCCGGCAGTTCGAGCTCGTCCTGATCGGCGCGACCGAGCGCGATATCGTCAAGCTGCGCACCAATTTCCGCAAGGAGGAGGTGCGGCTCTACCCCGTCATCCTCTCCCCCGAGGCGCGGCGCGCGCTCTTTCTCGCCTATCTCGACCTCGCCCGGAGGCTCGAGGAAGAACCGCAGTTTTACAACACCTTGACCGCGAATTGCACGACCGTGGTCTATCATCTGGCAAAGCGGCTCTGGCCGGGGTTGCGCCCCGATTGGCGGATCGTGGCCTCGGGCGAGCTGCCGGCCTATCTCGAAAGCCTCGGGATTTTGGGCGGCGAGGGGGCGTTGGCCGCGCGCGAGGCGGCGGCGCTGATCACGCCGCGCGCCCAAAGCGCGGGGGAGGCGGCGGATTTCTCCGCCGCGATCCGGGCGCGCTGA
- a CDS encoding BufA1 family periplasmic bufferin-type metallophore, whose amino-acid sequence MTATKTRALGASLLCALAAMASAPAQAADMEKCYGVALAGQNDCAAGPGTTCAGTSKVDYQGNAWKLVPAGTCTEIELPAGADGMARHGALSALDRDMAS is encoded by the coding sequence ATGACTGCCACCAAGACCCGCGCGCTCGGCGCCTCGCTTCTGTGCGCCCTCGCCGCGATGGCCTCCGCGCCCGCGCAGGCCGCCGATATGGAGAAATGCTACGGCGTCGCGCTCGCGGGCCAGAATGATTGCGCCGCGGGCCCCGGCACCACCTGCGCGGGCACCTCGAAGGTCGATTATCAGGGCAATGCCTGGAAGCTCGTGCCGGCGGGCACCTGCACCGAGATCGAGCTGCCCGCGGGCGCCGATGGCATGGCGCGCCATGGGGCGCTGAGCGCGCTTGATCGCGACATGGCCTCCTGA
- a CDS encoding 5-oxoprolinase subunit B family protein, with protein sequence MGFPRFRALAEHGLLVEFGAEIAEAIHARVLALDAALAADPPAGVIEAVPAYAGLLIRFDPLVTDHAAVEAAARARLGAAPPAARAAAPAREVEVCYEGELAPDLAEVAARTGMPPEAVIAAHLAGEYRVYMYGFAPGYAYLAGVPQALQLPRKTTARRDIPAGSVLIAGPQCLVSTLKMPTGWWIIGRSPTQILTDDPARPFLFEVGEAVRFTRLTRAEFDARGAAR encoded by the coding sequence ATGGGCTTTCCGCGGTTTCGCGCGCTGGCCGAACACGGTCTTTTGGTCGAATTCGGCGCCGAGATCGCCGAGGCGATCCATGCCCGCGTGCTCGCGCTCGATGCGGCACTCGCCGCCGATCCGCCCGCGGGGGTGATCGAGGCCGTGCCGGCCTATGCGGGCCTTCTGATCCGGTTTGACCCCCTCGTGACCGATCACGCCGCGGTCGAGGCCGCCGCGCGCGCGCGCCTCGGCGCCGCCCCGCCCGCGGCCCGCGCGGCCGCCCCCGCGCGCGAGGTCGAGGTCTGCTATGAGGGCGAGCTCGCCCCCGATCTGGCCGAGGTCGCCGCCCGCACCGGGATGCCGCCCGAGGCGGTGATCGCGGCGCATCTGGCGGGGGAGTATCGCGTCTACATGTATGGCTTTGCGCCGGGTTACGCCTATCTCGCAGGCGTGCCGCAAGCCTTACAATTGCCGCGCAAAACGACGGCGCGGCGCGATATCCCGGCCGGCAGCGTCTTGATCGCCGGGCCGCAATGCCTTGTTTCGACGCTGAAAATGCCGACCGGCTGGTGGATCATCGGGCGCTCGCCGACACAGATCCTGACCGATGACCCGGCGCGGCCCTTCCTCTTCGAGGTGGGCGAGGCGGTGCGCTTCACCCGCCTCACCCGCGCCGAATTCGACGCGCGCGGGGCCGCGCGATGA
- the bufB gene encoding MNIO family bufferin maturase has product MPPLAKPTLPPAVGLGFKPEHFAAIRADRRRVAFFEVHAENYLGAGGLPHAQLTALRADYALSFHGVGLSIGGAEPLDRAHLARLRALCDRYAPASFSEHLAWSSHGGAYLNDLLPLPYTEATLATVCAHVETLQEALGRQILLENPSTYLLFEQSDIPEAEFLRQIARRTGCGLLLDVNNLYVSAINHRADPWAMLADFPLAAVGEIHLGGHDQHDLPEGPLLIDAHGAPVADPVWALYAEAVARIGACATLIEWGNDLPDWAVLAAEAGRAAAILAGEGRRHARAS; this is encoded by the coding sequence ATGCCCCCTCTTGCCAAGCCGACCCTGCCGCCCGCCGTCGGGCTGGGTTTCAAGCCCGAGCATTTCGCCGCCATCCGCGCCGACCGGCGCCGGGTCGCGTTTTTCGAGGTCCATGCCGAGAACTACCTCGGCGCGGGCGGTCTGCCCCATGCCCAGCTCACCGCGCTGCGCGCCGATTACGCGCTCTCCTTCCATGGCGTCGGGCTCTCGATCGGCGGCGCCGAGCCGCTCGACCGCGCCCATCTCGCCCGGCTGCGCGCGCTGTGTGACCGCTACGCCCCCGCGAGCTTTTCCGAGCATCTCGCCTGGTCGAGCCACGGCGGCGCCTATCTCAACGACCTGCTGCCGCTGCCCTATACCGAGGCGACGCTCGCCACCGTCTGCGCCCATGTCGAGACCCTCCAGGAGGCGCTCGGCCGCCAGATTCTCCTTGAAAATCCATCGACTTACCTCCTCTTCGAGCAATCCGACATCCCCGAGGCCGAGTTCTTGCGCCAGATCGCGCGGCGCACCGGCTGCGGGCTGCTGCTCGATGTGAACAACCTCTACGTCTCCGCCATCAACCACCGCGCCGACCCTTGGGCGATGCTCGCCGATTTCCCGCTCGCGGCGGTGGGCGAGATCCATCTGGGCGGCCATGATCAGCACGATCTGCCCGAAGGCCCGCTGCTGATCGATGCCCATGGCGCGCCGGTCGCCGATCCGGTCTGGGCGCTTTACGCCGAGGCGGTGGCGCGGATCGGCGCCTGCGCGACGCTGATCGAATGGGGCAATGATCTGCCGGATTGGGCGGTTCTCGCCGCGGAGGCGGGGCGCGCGGCGGCGATTCTGGCGGGGGAGGGGCGGCGCCATGCGCGGGCATCGTGA
- a CDS encoding HvfC/BufC N-terminal domain-containing protein: protein MRGHRETLAAFGGALAPGAGAPPAGLRAPTTEGLARRFAVYRNTAAVTRARALAQRFAVIERLLGAEFFAALAAEFIARHPPQSPVLHEWGAEFPMFLKHFLPLAGYPYLADVARIDWARGEAFHAPDAAALAPARLAGADPETLRLGLHPALRWLALDTPAVAIWAQNQPGAAPAALPPGGQIALIWRRADFSVPVRAITAGEAGFLAALAAGAPLAAAAARALPTDPTALLLELHLGGALIESQPPC, encoded by the coding sequence ATGCGCGGGCATCGTGAGACCCTTGCGGCCTTTGGCGGCGCGCTCGCGCCGGGGGCGGGCGCGCCGCCGGCGGGGCTGCGCGCGCCCACGACCGAGGGGCTCGCGCGCCGCTTCGCCGTCTATCGCAACACCGCCGCCGTCACCCGCGCCCGCGCCCTCGCGCAGCGTTTCGCGGTGATCGAGCGGCTCCTCGGTGCGGAGTTCTTCGCCGCGCTCGCCGCCGAATTCATCGCCCGGCACCCGCCGCAAAGCCCGGTCCTGCACGAATGGGGTGCGGAATTCCCGATGTTTCTCAAACACTTCCTGCCGCTCGCCGGGTATCCCTACCTCGCCGATGTCGCCCGCATCGACTGGGCGCGCGGCGAGGCCTTCCACGCGCCCGATGCCGCCGCGCTCGCGCCGGCGCGCCTTGCCGGCGCCGATCCCGAGACCCTGCGCCTCGGGCTCCATCCCGCGCTGCGGTGGCTGGCGCTTGACACCCCCGCGGTGGCGATCTGGGCGCAAAACCAGCCCGGCGCCGCCCCCGCGGCGCTGCCCCCGGGCGGGCAGATCGCGCTGATCTGGCGGCGGGCGGATTTCTCGGTGCCGGTGCGCGCGATCACGGCGGGCGAGGCGGGCTTCCTTGCGGCGCTGGCCGCGGGGGCGCCGCTTGCCGCGGCTGCCGCCCGGGCGCTGCCCACCGATCCCACCGCGCTGCTCCTCGAGCTCCACCTCGGCGGCGCGCTCATCGAAAGCCAACCGCCATGCTGA
- a CDS encoding LamB/YcsF family protein yields the protein MRIDLNSDLGEGFGPWRIGDDAALLGLVSSANIACGGHAGDPEVMAETLAAAAARGVVIGAHPGYADREGFGRRVIPMAPAAVGRMVAAQIGALAGVAALAGAEIRYVKPHGALANLAAEDRAVAEAIVAAVASQPGALAVLAISGSVLEGVARAAGLETYSEIFADRGYRADGRLVARGAPGALLDDPEAAAARLLAFLESGEMPVVGGGGLRLAAHSVCIHGDGPGALAMARAVRARLEEAGVVIAPFLGG from the coding sequence ATGCGCATCGACCTGAATTCGGATCTTGGCGAGGGCTTTGGCCCGTGGCGGATCGGCGATGACGCGGCGCTGCTGGGTCTCGTCAGCTCGGCCAATATCGCCTGTGGCGGCCATGCGGGCGACCCGGAGGTGATGGCCGAGACGCTGGCCGCGGCGGCGGCGCGCGGCGTGGTGATCGGCGCGCATCCGGGCTACGCCGACCGCGAGGGCTTTGGCCGCCGGGTGATCCCGATGGCGCCGGCGGCGGTGGGGCGGATGGTGGCGGCGCAGATCGGGGCGCTCGCGGGGGTTGCGGCGCTGGCCGGGGCCGAGATCCGCTATGTCAAACCCCATGGCGCGCTCGCCAATCTCGCCGCCGAGGACCGCGCGGTGGCCGAGGCGATCGTGGCGGCGGTGGCCTCACAGCCCGGCGCGCTCGCGGTTCTGGCGATCTCGGGGAGCGTGCTCGAGGGGGTGGCGCGCGCCGCCGGGCTCGAGACCTATTCCGAGATTTTCGCCGACCGCGGCTACCGCGCCGATGGCCGCCTCGTGGCGCGCGGGGCGCCGGGCGCGTTGCTTGATGACCCGGAGGCGGCCGCCGCGCGGCTCCTGGCCTTCCTCGAGAGCGGCGAGATGCCGGTGGTGGGCGGCGGCGGGCTGCGGCTTGCGGCGCATTCGGTCTGTATCCATGGCGATGGCCCCGGCGCGCTGGCGATGGCGCGCGCGGTCCGCGCCCGGCTGGAAGAGGCGGGCGTGGTGATCGCGCCGTTCCTCGGGGGCTGA
- a CDS encoding winged helix-turn-helix transcriptional regulator, with product MLDDDLPPDPIGAALLRGDVLAELCPSRAILRQTTTRWAVLCLVALRRGEMRFSELRRGIGGISERMLARTLQDLAGHGLVTRTSHPVVPPHVDYALTPLGHDLAERVEALTRWIELNLARFPPASRGEEG from the coding sequence ATGCTCGACGACGATCTCCCCCCCGACCCGATCGGCGCGGCGCTCCTGCGCGGCGATGTGCTGGCCGAGCTCTGCCCCTCGCGGGCGATCTTGCGCCAGACGACGACGCGCTGGGCGGTGCTGTGCCTCGTGGCGCTGCGCCGGGGCGAGATGCGGTTTTCCGAGCTGCGCCGGGGGATCGGCGGGATCAGCGAGCGGATGCTCGCGCGCACGCTGCAAGACCTCGCCGGCCACGGGCTCGTCACCCGCACCTCGCATCCGGTGGTGCCGCCGCATGTCGATTATGCGCTCACACCGCTCGGCCATGACCTCGCCGAGCGGGTCGAGGCGCTGACCCGGTGGATCGAGCTCAATCTCGCGCGTTTCCCGCCCGCCTCGCGCGGCGAGGAGGGCTGA
- a CDS encoding 5-oxoprolinase subunit C family protein produces the protein MSAPRLHVRAAGPLVSVQDPGRPGFARFGVPQSGPLDRLAFAAANRALGNPATAAAIEVSLGGLTVEAEGAALRVAVAGGGFLLRHGARETGGWQVLTLAPGAPLTLRPGPWGSWAYLAVAGGLVAPRWLGSAATHWASGLGGGAVAAGAVFEIGAPAAPGRAEGPFPCPVLARPTPRLPVTIGPQEGCFSLETLEIFKTARWRITPARDRMGTRLAGPALPIAAALDMPSGPILRGAVQVSGDGVASVLTADHQTTGGYPRIATVLDGALDGFAQLRPGAAIRFEPVTPAVALARARTRAAAVSRYLAGLAR, from the coding sequence ATGAGCGCCCCGCGCCTGCATGTTCGCGCCGCCGGGCCGCTCGTCTCGGTGCAAGACCCGGGCCGGCCGGGCTTTGCGCGCTTCGGCGTGCCGCAATCGGGCCCGCTCGACCGGCTCGCCTTTGCCGCCGCGAACCGCGCGCTCGGCAACCCCGCAACCGCGGCCGCGATCGAGGTCTCGCTCGGCGGGCTGACGGTCGAGGCCGAGGGCGCGGCCCTGCGCGTGGCGGTGGCGGGGGGCGGGTTTCTGCTGCGCCACGGCGCGCGCGAAACCGGCGGCTGGCAGGTGCTCACGCTTGCGCCCGGCGCGCCGCTGACGCTGCGGCCCGGGCCCTGGGGGAGCTGGGCCTATCTTGCGGTCGCGGGCGGGCTGGTGGCGCCGCGCTGGCTTGGCTCGGCGGCGACCCATTGGGCCTCGGGGCTGGGCGGCGGCGCGGTTGCCGCGGGCGCGGTCTTCGAGATCGGCGCGCCGGCCGCGCCTGGCCGCGCCGAGGGGCCCTTTCCCTGCCCGGTGCTCGCCCGGCCGACCCCGCGCCTGCCCGTGACCATCGGCCCGCAGGAGGGATGCTTCTCCTTGGAAACGCTCGAGATTTTCAAAACCGCCCGCTGGCGCATCACCCCCGCCCGCGACCGGATGGGCACCCGCCTCGCCGGGCCCGCCCTGCCGATCGCGGCGGCGCTCGACATGCCCTCGGGGCCGATCCTGCGCGGCGCGGTGCAGGTGTCGGGCGATGGCGTGGCCTCGGTGCTGACCGCCGATCACCAGACGACGGGCGGTTACCCCCGGATTGCGACGGTGCTCGATGGCGCGCTCGACGGCTTTGCGCAACTGCGCCCCGGCGCCGCGATCCGGTTTGAGCCGGTCACACCGGCCGTGGCGCTGGCGCGCGCGCGCACCCGCGCGGCGGCGGTGTCGCGCTATCTTGCGGGGCTCGCGCGGTGA